Proteins found in one Coffea eugenioides isolate CCC68of chromosome 5, Ceug_1.0, whole genome shotgun sequence genomic segment:
- the LOC113770603 gene encoding oxygen-evolving enhancer protein 2, chloroplastic-like: MASTACFLHHHAITTPARTSSQRYVLPLKPNQLVCRAQKQTVQEEDDSNVAAVSRRLALTLLIGAAAVGSKVSPADAAYGEAANVFGKPKTNTDYIPYNGAGFKLSIPSKWNPSKEVEFPGQVLRYEDNFDSNSSVSVIIIPCDKKSITDYGPPEEFLSKVDYLLGKQVYAGKTEAEGGFEPNTVATANILEQETPIVNGKQYYVIAVLTRTADGDEGGKHQLIRATVSDGKLWICKAQAGDKRWFKGARKYIESTAGSFSVA; this comes from the exons ATGGCCTCAACTGCATGCTTCTTGCACCATCATGCCATCACTACCCCAGCAAGAACATCATCACAACGTTATGTTCTACCTCTTAAGCCCAACCAACTAGTCTGCCGTGCCCAAAAGCAGACTGTTCAAGAAGAAGATGATAGCAATGTTGCTGCTGTTTCTCGTAGATTGGCTCTGACTCTGCTCATTGGTGCAGCTGCTGTTGGCTCAAAAGTCTCACCTGCTGATGCCGCCTATGGAGAAGCCG CTAATGTTTTCGGCAAACCAAAGACAAACACGGATTACATTCCTTACAATGGAGCTGGTTTTAAGCTGTCGATTCCCTCAAAATGGAACCCAAGCAAAGAAGTTGAGTTCCCTGGCCAAGTTCTTAGATATGAAGACAACTTCGATAGCAACAGCAGTGTCTCTGTTATAATCATCCCATGTGACAAGAAATCCATCACTGACTATGGTCCCCCTGAGGAATTCCTCTCAAAG GTGGACTACTTGCTGGGAAAACAAGTCTATGCTGGCAAAACTGAAGCAGAG GGTGGATTCGAACCAAACACCGTGGCAACCGCTAACATATTAGAGCAAGAAACTCCAATAGTTAATGGAAAGCAATACTATGTGATAGCTGTGTTAACAAGAACTGCTGATGGAGATGAGGGAGGAAAACACCAACTTATTAGAGCCACTGTATCAGATGGAAAACTCTGGATTTGCAAGGCACAAGCAGGAGACAAGAGATGGTTCAAAGGTGCCAGGAAATATATTGAGAGCACAGCAGGTTCTTTCAGTGTTGCTTGA
- the LOC113770102 gene encoding WD repeat-containing protein 26 homolog: protein MGGVEDDEPPSKRVRISSCKLEGLSNGTSLREPASGASCDLMARPLASEGDDEVVGPKGVVRKVEFVRIIAEALYSLGYKKTGAHLEEESGIPLHSSAVNSFMQQVLEGKWDESVVTLHRIGLVDESIIKLASFVILEQKFFELLDGENFMDALKTLRTEIAPLCVNSDRVRELSSCIVSPSHCDLFRFSGKDTITVKPRSKLLEELQRLLPPTVMIPEKRLVHLVEQALDLQRDACKFHNSFVEEMSLLTDHQCGRDHIPSQTLQILNEHSDEVWFLQFSHNGQYLASSSNDRTVIIWEVKVDGRVSLKRKLAGHQKPVSFISWSPDDHQLLTCGVEEVVRRWDASTGECLHTYEKGGLGVVSCSWAPDGRTVFTGLADKSLIMWDIDGKELECWKGQRTSKMSDLGITSDGKQIVSVCKDTSILLFGWESKAEKIIEEDQTIISFALSRDGKSLLVSLLNEEIHLWNIEGHVRLLAKYKGHKRSRFVIRSCFGGLEQAFVASGSEDSQVYIWHRSSGELVVTLPGHSGTVNCVSWNPSNPHMLASASDDRTIRIWGLKEVKMKQNGAHTNGVHYCNGGS, encoded by the exons ATGGGAGGTGTAGAGGATGATGAACCACCTTCAAAACGTGTGAGAATATCCTCTTGTAAATTGGAAGGTCTTTCGAACGGTACATCTCTTAGAGAGCCTGCTAGTGGTGCATCGTGTGATTTAATGGCTCGGCCCCTAGCATCTGAAGGGGACGATGAAGTCGTTGGTCCAAAAGGAGTTGTTAGGAAAGTTGAATTTGTTCGAATCATTGCTGAGGCATTATATTCACTTGGATACAAGAAGACTGGGGCACATCTTGAGGAAGAGTCTGGGATACCATTGCATTCATCTGCTGTTAACTCATTCATGCAACAGGTTCTTGAAGGCAAATGGGATGAAAGTGTAGTTACATTACATAGAATTGGTCTAGTGGATGAATCTATTATTAAGTTGGCATCTTTTGTAATCTTGGAGCAGAAATTTTTTGAACTTCTAGATGGAGAAAATTTCATGGATGCTTTGAAGACATTGAGAACTGAGATTGCACCTCTTTGTGTAAACAGTGATAGAGTTCGTGAGCTTTCTTCGTGCATTGTTTCTCCATCACACTGTGACCTTTTTCGATTTTCTGGTAAAGATACTATAACGGTGAAGCCTAGGTCAAAGTTGTTGGAGGAATTGCAAAGATTGCTTCCACCAACAGTAATGATTCCTGAGAAAAGATTGGTGCATCTTGTTGAACAGGCTCTTGACCTACAGCGGGATGCTTGCAAGTTCCACAACTCGTTCGTCGAGGAAATGTCACTTCTTACTGACCACCAGTGTGGAAGAGACCATATTCCTTCTCAAACTTTACAG ATACTAAATGAACACAGTGATGAAGTGTGGTTTTTGCAGTTTTCCCACAATGGGCAATATTTAGCCTCATCGTCTAATGATCGCACAGTTATCATATGGGAG GTAAAAGTGGATGGTCGAGTCTCCTTGAAGCGTAAGCTAGCTGGTCACCAGAAACCTGTGTCCTTTATATCATGGAGCCCTGATGACCATCAACTCCTAACTTGTGGAGTAGAAGAGGTGGTTAGACGATGGGATGCTTCGACCGGTGAATGCCTCCATACCTATGAAAAAGGAGGTCTGGGTGTGGTGTCTTGTTCATGGGCTCCAGATGGCAGAACGGTCTTCACTGGACTGGCTGACAAGAGTCTTATTATGTGGGATATAGATGGGAAGGAGCTAGAGTGTTGGAAGGGGCAGCGGACTAGTAAGATGTCAGACTTGGGGATAACAAGTGATGGGAAACAGATTGTCTCTGTTTGTAAAGATACTTCGATTTTATTATTTGGATGGGAATCCAAGGCTGAAAAAATAATTGAAGAGGATCAAACTATTATTTCATTTGCACTATCCAGGGATGGTAAATCCCTACTAGTTAGTCTTCTGAATGAAGAAATCCATCTGTGGAATATAGAGGGACATGTGAGGCTCTTAGCCAAATACAAAGGTCACAAGCGTTCTCGATTTGTCATAAGATCCTGTTTTGGAGGCCTAGAGCAAGCATTTGTTGCCAGTGGGAGCGAGGATTCCCAG GTGTATATATGGCATAGAAGCTCTGGAGAGCTAGTTGTGACATTGCCTGGACATTCTGGCACGGTGAACTGTGTTAGCTGGAACCCCTCGAATCCTCATATGCTGGCATCAGCTAGTGATGATCGCACAATACGCATATGGGGTTTAAAAGAGGTAAAAATGAAGCAGAATGGAGCCCATACTAATGGTGTTCACTACTGTAATGGTGGAAGTTGA